The following proteins are co-located in the Haloplanus sp. HW8-1 genome:
- the argH gene encoding argininosuccinate lyase, which produces MLWENTDHSASEATLQYTMEPKEFENRFLPYDVLTNLAHVTMLHRQGFLTDDELGDLRTALTDLYHEADEVEGEDVHTFVEERVTERTPAGKKMHLARSRNDQIFVDTRLFMKDATIDLATRILEFVDALDTFAAEKNMLIPGYTHQQQAMPSSTGLWASSYADALVDDLKSLRATYRVVDANPLGAAASYGTSLDIDRDLTTELLGFSQKQHNPIYCSNRGKQELQLLQTLDLVMLDVQKLAEDLINFSEDQQFFELPDDYCTGSSIMPQKRNPDILELARAKAEEVSAGKETIRRIIGKLPSGYNRDSQQTKKHLIEGIDTVRATVDILTPLIGALELSEEFTVDEGIFAAYTANRKVQDGMAFRDAYHEVKASEEYEVHDDVAEPVRQPLGDLREFWRAERESFDGMSERLLSGDVA; this is translated from the coding sequence ATGCTCTGGGAGAATACCGATCATTCCGCGAGCGAGGCGACGCTCCAGTACACGATGGAGCCGAAAGAGTTCGAGAACCGGTTTCTCCCGTACGACGTGCTGACGAACCTCGCGCACGTGACGATGCTCCATCGGCAGGGCTTTCTCACCGACGACGAACTCGGGGACCTCCGGACGGCGCTCACCGACCTCTACCACGAGGCCGACGAGGTCGAAGGAGAGGACGTCCACACGTTCGTCGAGGAACGAGTTACCGAACGGACGCCGGCGGGCAAGAAGATGCATCTCGCCCGGTCGCGCAACGACCAGATATTCGTCGACACGCGGCTGTTCATGAAAGACGCGACCATCGACCTCGCGACCCGCATCCTCGAGTTCGTCGACGCACTCGATACGTTCGCGGCCGAGAAGAACATGCTGATCCCGGGATACACCCACCAGCAACAGGCGATGCCGTCCTCGACGGGGCTGTGGGCGTCGAGCTACGCCGACGCGCTCGTCGACGACCTGAAGTCGCTCCGGGCGACCTACCGCGTCGTCGACGCCAACCCCCTCGGCGCCGCCGCGTCCTACGGCACGAGCCTCGATATCGACCGGGACCTGACGACGGAACTACTGGGGTTCTCCCAGAAACAGCACAACCCGATCTACTGCTCGAACCGCGGCAAACAGGAACTCCAACTGCTCCAGACGCTGGATCTGGTGATGCTCGACGTCCAGAAGTTGGCCGAGGACCTCATCAACTTCTCAGAGGACCAGCAGTTTTTCGAGTTGCCGGACGACTACTGCACGGGCAGCAGTATCATGCCCCAGAAACGCAATCCGGACATCCTGGAACTGGCACGCGCGAAGGCGGAGGAGGTGTCGGCGGGCAAGGAGACGATCCGGCGGATCATCGGCAAACTCCCGAGTGGCTACAACCGGGACAGCCAGCAGACGAAAAAGCACCTGATCGAAGGGATCGATACGGTTCGGGCCACCGTCGACATCCTCACGCCGTTGATCGGGGCGCTCGAACTCTCCGAGGAGTTCACCGTCGACGAGGGCATCTTCGCCGCCTACACCGCCAACCGGAAAGTCCAAGACGGGATGGCGTTCCGCGACGCCTACCACGAGGTCAAAGCGAGCGAGGAGTACGAGGTCCACGACGACGTGGCCGAGCCGGTCCGCCAACCGCTCGGCGACCTGCGGGAGTTCTGGCGCGCCGAGCGGGAGTCGTTCGACGGGATGTCCGAGCGCCTCCTGTCCGGGGACGTCGCCTGA
- a CDS encoding class II aldolase/adducin family protein, whose translation MTDELQYGTDRRTVSDLGRAMLEQGLTKGTGGNVSQRCTDGETVAISPSGVPYEDVTPERVPLVTLDGDRVAGDLDASSETPMHATIYRRREDVGGIVHTHSPYASTFASLGDPIPASHYLVAFAGDRVPVAGYEKPGSEELGDLAAETMGTDYDACLLQNHGTIAVGETAEAALEVSMMVEYCARIHYQAISVGDPIVLPDEEVDRLRSMFESYGQH comes from the coding sequence ATGACTGACGAGCTACAGTACGGCACGGACCGACGGACGGTCAGCGACCTCGGGCGGGCGATGCTCGAACAGGGGCTGACCAAGGGAACGGGCGGCAACGTGAGTCAACGGTGTACGGACGGCGAGACGGTCGCCATCAGCCCCTCCGGTGTCCCCTACGAGGACGTCACACCGGAGCGGGTCCCGCTGGTGACACTCGACGGCGACCGGGTTGCGGGCGACCTCGACGCGTCGAGCGAGACGCCGATGCACGCGACGATCTACCGCCGGCGTGAGGACGTCGGCGGCATCGTCCACACCCACTCCCCGTACGCCAGCACCTTCGCGTCCCTCGGGGACCCGATCCCGGCCTCTCACTATCTCGTCGCCTTCGCCGGCGATCGAGTGCCCGTCGCGGGCTACGAGAAACCGGGGAGCGAGGAACTCGGGGACCTCGCCGCCGAGACGATGGGGACGGACTACGACGCCTGTCTGCTCCAGAACCACGGTACCATCGCGGTCGGCGAAACCGCCGAGGCGGCCCTCGAAGTGTCGATGATGGTCGAGTACTGCGCGCGGATCCACTACCAGGCGATCAGCGTCGGCGATCCGATCGTCCTGCCCGACGAGGAGGTCGATCGGTTGCGGTCGATGTTCGAGAGCTACGGACAGCACTGA
- a CDS encoding AMP-binding protein, with protein sequence MAPEREKRTDAVVHHPSREFVESTNVWEFMQTYDIDDYDELIERTTSTVPGEPRSGVDWFWDALVDYLDIEFDEGYDAIRNDAEGPQFTEWFPGARINAAHNVLDRHAAPDAEPRNKVACIWEGEPGDVREVTYHELHREANRVANYLESRGVGTGDTVALYMPMVPEVVAILYGCFKVGAIAVPVFSGFGVDATATRIADAEPTVLFTGDGFYRRGEHVTLKGTADEAIAEAGQVDHTVVYDRLGLVGDGEIPWDETRDERWTAAVGEASDDYETESLDANQESMLLYSSGTTGKPKGIVHTHAGALLQAAKEVYFGMDLKPSDRFFWVSDIGWMMGPWMLMGTHAHGGTVFMYEGAPDHPEPDRFWRMIDDHGLTQFGISPTAIRALRKRGDEWVDDHDLSTLRVLGSTGEPWDPESWLWFYEAVGGGDTPIVNISGGTEIMGCFLMPMPINSLKPCTLGGPGLGMDIDIVDRDGESIANTHERGFLVARDSCPSMTKSLWSGDERYLAEYWSSWPDLWDHGDWAQKDEDGFWFLHGRADDALNVAGRKVGPAEVEGAAMEHDAVNQAAAIGADDDTTGTAVVLYVVLEAGEEESDDLREAIRRTVGEELGKPFRPREVLFVDAFPKTQSGKIIRRAIEGVYRGEELGDMSSIENPEVLNDIADA encoded by the coding sequence ATGGCTCCGGAGCGTGAGAAGCGAACGGACGCGGTGGTTCATCACCCCTCCCGCGAGTTCGTCGAATCGACGAACGTCTGGGAGTTCATGCAGACGTACGACATCGACGACTACGACGAGTTGATCGAGCGGACCACCTCCACGGTCCCGGGTGAGCCGCGTTCCGGCGTCGACTGGTTCTGGGACGCACTCGTCGACTATCTCGACATCGAGTTCGACGAGGGGTACGACGCGATCCGGAACGACGCCGAGGGGCCGCAGTTTACGGAGTGGTTTCCCGGGGCTCGGATCAACGCCGCCCACAACGTCCTCGACCGACACGCCGCCCCGGACGCCGAACCCCGAAACAAGGTGGCCTGCATCTGGGAGGGCGAACCCGGCGACGTCCGGGAGGTCACGTACCACGAACTCCACCGGGAGGCCAACCGCGTCGCCAACTATCTGGAGTCACGAGGCGTCGGGACTGGCGACACCGTCGCTCTCTACATGCCCATGGTTCCGGAGGTCGTCGCCATCCTCTATGGCTGTTTCAAGGTCGGCGCGATCGCGGTGCCAGTCTTCTCCGGGTTCGGCGTCGACGCGACGGCGACGCGAATCGCCGACGCCGAACCGACCGTCCTGTTCACCGGCGACGGCTTCTACCGCCGCGGCGAGCACGTGACGCTGAAGGGGACCGCCGACGAGGCCATCGCGGAGGCAGGTCAGGTCGATCACACGGTCGTCTACGACCGCCTCGGGCTGGTCGGCGATGGGGAGATTCCGTGGGACGAGACGCGCGACGAGCGCTGGACGGCGGCGGTCGGCGAGGCCAGCGACGACTACGAGACGGAGTCCCTGGACGCCAACCAGGAGTCGATGCTGCTGTACTCCTCGGGAACGACCGGAAAGCCGAAAGGGATCGTTCACACCCACGCCGGCGCGCTCTTACAGGCGGCCAAGGAGGTCTACTTCGGGATGGATCTGAAGCCGTCCGACCGCTTTTTCTGGGTCAGCGACATCGGCTGGATGATGGGACCGTGGATGCTCATGGGCACTCACGCCCACGGCGGGACGGTGTTCATGTACGAGGGTGCACCGGACCACCCCGAACCGGACCGCTTCTGGCGGATGATCGACGACCACGGCCTCACGCAGTTCGGCATCTCGCCGACCGCCATTCGGGCGCTCCGGAAGCGGGGCGACGAGTGGGTCGACGACCACGACCTCTCCACGCTCCGCGTACTGGGATCGACCGGCGAGCCCTGGGACCCCGAGTCGTGGCTCTGGTTCTACGAGGCGGTCGGCGGCGGCGACACGCCGATCGTCAACATCTCGGGCGGCACCGAGATCATGGGGTGTTTCCTCATGCCCATGCCCATCAACTCGCTCAAGCCCTGCACCCTCGGCGGGCCGGGGCTCGGGATGGACATCGACATCGTCGATCGGGATGGGGAGTCGATAGCGAATACACACGAGCGGGGGTTCCTCGTGGCGCGTGATTCCTGTCCGAGCATGACGAAGTCGCTGTGGAGTGGCGACGAGCGATACCTTGCGGAGTACTGGAGCAGTTGGCCGGACCTCTGGGACCACGGCGACTGGGCGCAGAAAGACGAGGACGGCTTCTGGTTCCTGCACGGCCGCGCGGACGACGCCCTCAACGTCGCGGGTCGAAAGGTCGGCCCTGCCGAGGTCGAGGGGGCCGCGATGGAACACGACGCCGTCAACCAGGCCGCCGCCATCGGCGCCGACGACGACACGACGGGAACGGCCGTGGTCCTCTATGTCGTCCTCGAAGCGGGCGAGGAGGAGAGCGACGACCTGCGCGAGGCGATCCGACGCACCGTCGGCGAGGAACTGGGCAAGCCGTTCCGACCCCGTGAAGTGTTGTTCGTCGACGCCTTCCCCAAGACCCAGAGCGGAAAGATCATCCGCCGGGCCATCGAGGGCGTCTATCGCGGCGAGGAACTCGGCGACATGAGCAGCATCGAGAACCCAGAGGTGCTCAACGACATCGCGGACGCGTAG
- a CDS encoding SDR family NAD(P)-dependent oxidoreductase — MAYEHTPVTVEGKRAVVIGGTSGIGRALARGFAADGADVVATSRTEAAVADTAAELRDLGAETVEVTSDVTDRESIAALRETVVDGLGGVDVLVNSQSTISRTALSDGTEEDWQHVFDVQLDGTYRATQQFAERMDEGSILNISSISNRLAIPDLVPYTTAKGGIDSFTRVAAKELGPEIRVNAIKPGFVRSEQTEGAYDEDTDRYREIARRTVHGRMADPEEVVGAAIYLASDAASYTTGSVLTVDDGFTADAFGE, encoded by the coding sequence GTGGCCTACGAACACACACCCGTGACGGTCGAGGGGAAACGAGCAGTCGTGATCGGCGGAACGAGCGGGATCGGTCGCGCGCTCGCGCGGGGGTTTGCGGCCGACGGCGCGGACGTGGTGGCGACGAGTCGGACCGAAGCGGCGGTCGCGGACACCGCGGCGGAACTGCGGGATCTCGGCGCCGAGACGGTCGAGGTGACGAGCGACGTGACCGATCGCGAGAGCATCGCGGCCCTCCGGGAGACCGTCGTCGACGGCCTCGGCGGCGTGGACGTACTCGTCAACTCCCAGAGCACCATCTCGCGCACGGCCCTGTCCGACGGGACCGAGGAAGACTGGCAGCATGTATTCGACGTGCAACTCGACGGCACCTATCGCGCGACACAGCAGTTCGCCGAGCGGATGGACGAGGGGTCGATCCTCAACATCTCCTCCATCTCGAATCGGCTGGCGATCCCGGATCTCGTCCCCTACACGACGGCGAAGGGCGGCATCGACTCCTTCACACGGGTCGCAGCGAAGGAACTCGGTCCAGAGATCCGGGTCAACGCGATCAAACCCGGCTTCGTGCGCTCGGAACAGACGGAGGGTGCCTACGACGAGGACACCGACCGGTACCGCGAGATTGCCCGGCGGACGGTCCACGGCCGCATGGCCGACCCGGAGGAGGTCGTCGGCGCCGCGATCTACCTCGCGAGCGACGCAGCAAGTTACACGACTGGAAGCGTGCTGACCGTGGACGACGGCTTCACCGCCGACGCCTTCGGCGAGTGA
- a CDS encoding 3-keto-5-aminohexanoate cleavage protein translates to MREFDKTIVSCAVTGAIHTPTMSPHLPITAREIADEAIAAAEAGASIVHVHVRDEETGEPVTDLDLFREVAERIAANCDAIVQPTTGGAPTMAPEERIQVVPELEPEMASCNMGSINFGLYQLLDKYDEFEYDWEAAYLDGTRDLVFQNTFEDLETILPVFEDHGTKPELEVYDVGHLYNAKHLVDRGLLETPLHIQLVMGIHGGIGASAKNLNHLVDVAEDLFGDDFSVSVIGAGRNEFPLGTQAVSMGGHARVGLEDNLYLERGRLAESNAEMVEKMVRLTREIAGREIATPAETRELLGLKGQSGTNF, encoded by the coding sequence ATGCGGGAATTCGACAAGACCATCGTCTCCTGTGCGGTGACCGGAGCGATCCACACGCCGACCATGTCCCCTCACCTGCCGATCACAGCCCGGGAGATCGCCGACGAGGCGATCGCTGCCGCCGAGGCCGGGGCGAGCATCGTCCACGTTCACGTCCGCGACGAGGAGACGGGCGAACCCGTCACCGACCTCGACCTGTTTCGCGAGGTCGCGGAGAGGATCGCGGCCAACTGCGACGCCATCGTGCAGCCGACGACCGGCGGGGCGCCGACCATGGCGCCCGAGGAACGCATCCAGGTCGTCCCCGAACTCGAACCCGAGATGGCCTCCTGTAACATGGGCTCGATCAACTTCGGGCTCTACCAGTTGCTGGACAAGTACGACGAGTTCGAGTACGACTGGGAGGCGGCGTATCTCGACGGAACCCGGGATCTCGTCTTCCAGAACACCTTCGAGGACCTGGAGACGATCCTCCCGGTCTTCGAGGACCACGGCACCAAGCCGGAACTCGAAGTGTACGACGTGGGCCATCTCTACAACGCCAAACACCTGGTCGATCGGGGGCTGTTGGAGACGCCCCTTCACATCCAACTCGTCATGGGCATCCACGGAGGTATCGGCGCGAGCGCGAAGAACCTGAACCACCTCGTCGACGTGGCGGAGGACCTGTTCGGCGACGACTTCTCCGTCTCCGTCATCGGCGCCGGTCGCAACGAGTTCCCCCTCGGGACGCAGGCGGTCTCGATGGGCGGACACGCCCGTGTGGGCCTGGAGGACAACCTCTATCTCGAACGCGGTCGTCTGGCCGAGAGCAACGCCGAGATGGTCGAAAAGATGGTTCGTCTGACCCGCGAGATCGCGGGACGGGAGATCGCCACGCCGGCCGAGACGCGGGAGCTCCTCGGACTGAAGGGACAGTCCGGGACGAACTTCTGA
- a CDS encoding DUF7120 family protein — MPSAEISLPDDVDIEIRQLVEEGEFINRDQAVEELLSLGVSAYTTDDSPNQAADEDLFTQVVDDQQDPAIRNESDDEHTL, encoded by the coding sequence ATGCCTTCCGCCGAAATTTCGTTGCCGGACGACGTGGATATCGAGATCAGACAACTCGTCGAAGAGGGGGAGTTCATCAACCGCGATCAGGCCGTGGAGGAACTGCTCTCGCTCGGCGTGTCGGCGTACACGACCGACGACTCGCCGAATCAGGCGGCCGACGAGGACCTGTTCACGCAGGTCGTCGACGACCAGCAGGACCCCGCCATCCGCAACGAGTCCGACGACGAACACACCCTGTGA